A genomic stretch from Marinobacter fonticola includes:
- a CDS encoding HDOD domain-containing protein codes for MELPVAVQDALDAARRGRGMPLFEIVEVDGDSHALRMVPLEDHEGKLQVICRKADLLDINRLNKKMGRDFRVISRRELCRIRERLGVELLPALPSLTGWSTIVDEAVDQQTVVTLSYKPGGPQIELPSEAFHVMTADARRMRLATPAAEIQVNLSEPQRDRQQLHSAIERFTNLRIRQRLEDTLELPPLPETAQRIIHLRVNPNAVMGDLVDIVESDPSLAAQVVSWASSSFYAAAGDVRSVHDAVSRVLGFELVMNLAMGLSLGKTLKAPEDEPDGYIGYWQQAIWQAQAAGVLSAMMRRGDRPSFGLSYLSGLLHNFGYLVLNQVFPPHFRVVCRNLEANANLDSSLIEHHLLGITREQVGAQLMENWGMPDEVVVALRHQKNPDYDGSHAVYAHLLRLGRQLLVERGVNLGTSAALEDDIYQYLGLDPNAVAKQFDGMMENRDSILAMAGMMQS; via the coding sequence ATGGAACTGCCGGTCGCAGTTCAAGATGCCCTTGATGCCGCCCGTCGCGGCCGGGGTATGCCTTTATTCGAGATCGTAGAGGTTGATGGCGACAGCCACGCTCTGCGCATGGTTCCGTTGGAGGACCACGAGGGGAAGTTGCAAGTAATCTGCCGCAAGGCGGATCTGCTTGACATTAATCGACTGAACAAAAAAATGGGACGTGATTTTCGCGTGATCAGCCGCCGGGAGCTCTGTCGTATCCGCGAGCGCCTGGGAGTCGAATTGCTGCCGGCCCTGCCGTCCCTGACGGGTTGGTCGACGATCGTGGACGAGGCGGTGGACCAGCAGACTGTCGTCACCTTGTCCTACAAGCCCGGCGGCCCGCAGATCGAGCTACCGAGCGAAGCCTTTCATGTCATGACCGCGGATGCGCGCCGCATGAGGCTAGCGACGCCGGCGGCCGAGATTCAAGTCAATCTGTCTGAACCGCAAAGAGACCGGCAGCAGCTCCACAGCGCTATCGAGCGTTTCACCAACCTGCGTATACGCCAGCGCCTCGAAGATACGCTGGAACTGCCGCCGTTGCCGGAGACCGCGCAGCGCATCATTCACTTGCGCGTCAACCCCAATGCCGTCATGGGCGACCTGGTGGATATTGTTGAGAGCGATCCGAGCCTGGCGGCCCAGGTCGTAAGCTGGGCGTCCTCGTCCTTTTACGCAGCCGCCGGCGACGTTCGGTCCGTGCACGACGCCGTGTCGCGGGTGCTGGGCTTCGAGTTAGTCATGAACCTGGCAATGGGGCTTTCGCTGGGCAAGACGCTCAAAGCGCCGGAAGATGAGCCGGATGGCTATATCGGCTATTGGCAGCAGGCTATCTGGCAGGCGCAGGCCGCCGGCGTGCTGTCAGCCATGATGCGCCGTGGAGACCGTCCCTCCTTTGGACTGTCGTATCTTAGCGGCTTGCTGCATAACTTCGGTTACCTGGTTTTGAACCAGGTCTTTCCTCCCCATTTCCGGGTGGTCTGCCGTAATCTGGAAGCCAATGCCAACCTGGATTCCTCGCTGATCGAACATCACCTATTGGGTATTACCCGCGAACAGGTGGGTGCGCAGTTGATGGAAAATTGGGGCATGCCGGATGAAGTGGTGGTGGCCCTTCGGCACCAGAAGAATCCCGACTACGATGGCTCCCACGCCGTCTATGCCCATTTGTTGAGGCTCGGACGTCAGCTTCTGGTAGAGCGGGGCGTCAATCTGGGCACGTCCGCGGCGTTGGAAGACGACATCTACCAGTACCTTGGCCTGGATCCGAACGCGGTGGCCAAACAATTCGACGGCATGATGGAAAACCGTGACAGCATCCTCGCCATGGCCGGCATGATGCAGTCGTGA
- a CDS encoding DUF2489 domain-containing protein: MPQWIQWVLIVAGLLVIALLGRFIWQRSHLMQQQNRQQARNLAFQNERREQMIESVRVLAMSIEQDQVEYSEACLRIKGLLDHLAPDLLNQSPFRIFQEMHDALQHMPTHQARQDTATRFIDKMDRQRFELEQKHADAIRRAATAIRYHTFTEQAR, encoded by the coding sequence ATGCCGCAGTGGATTCAGTGGGTTCTGATTGTCGCAGGTCTTCTGGTCATCGCTCTGTTGGGTCGATTTATCTGGCAACGCAGTCATTTGATGCAGCAGCAGAACCGTCAGCAGGCCCGCAACCTGGCCTTTCAGAACGAGAGGCGAGAACAGATGATCGAAAGTGTCCGGGTATTGGCGATGTCCATCGAACAGGATCAGGTGGAATACTCAGAAGCCTGTTTGCGCATAAAGGGCCTGCTCGACCATTTGGCGCCGGATTTATTGAATCAGTCGCCCTTCCGGATCTTCCAGGAAATGCACGATGCCCTCCAGCATATGCCCACGCATCAGGCGCGGCAGGACACGGCGACACGCTTTATCGACAAAATGGATCGCCAGCGCTTCGAGTTGGAACAAAAGCACGCCGATGCCATACGCCGAGCCGCAACAGCGATCCGTTACCACACCTTTACGGAGCAGGCCCGATAA
- a CDS encoding molybdopterin-dependent oxidoreductase gives MENGVHYRTCHLCEAMCGVAIEVTEGKIASVKGDADDPFSRGHICPKAVALQDLHNDPDRLTRPLLRTGNGWEETDWNTALDFVAERLHRIRSEYGLNAVGTYQGNPNVHNHGAMLGGLPLLRALGTQNRFSATSNDQLPHMLANLEMFGHQVLFPIPDIDHTDLMICIGANPMASNGSLMSVPDFRGRLKALQSRGGKLVVIDPRRTETAQQADDFHFIRPGSDALLLMGMVYTLFEEHLVDLGAAQQWTRDLDLVRLACAAYPPDAVSNHTGIEATTIRVLARRLATTPRAVLYGRMGTSTQSFGGLSTWLIYLLNILTGKLDTTGGLMFTQPAIDLVALGALSGQKGHFGKRRSRVKGLPEFAGEYPANAMADEILTPGDGQIRAFVTIAGNPVLSSPNGTRLEKALEQLDFMVSVDYYLNETTRHADVILPPTHALERSHYDLIFNMMAVRNVAKFSDALFQPAADAKHDWQILLELAHRLERLNKGGRLGLRQEWGWRAFKKLGPDTLLDLALRTGPYGQPVGAVRPALQPAVDLFEAVLPDRHPLRHLTRLSPLDRRWRDLPKGLSLAKLRENPHGIDLGALRPSLPDRLYTRDGKINLAPRRYLDDLTRLHAFLRGKPPQDLLLIGRRHVRSNNSWMHNSQRLVKGKSRCTLMIHPDDAHRAGLTGGDEAQVTTEAGKIVVPVEITADIMPGVVSIPHGWGHTRDGTVQKVAEAHAGASINDVIRDDQVDPVSGTSVLNGQTVTVSVWKNHAMRQQA, from the coding sequence ATGGAAAACGGCGTGCACTATCGCACCTGCCACCTGTGCGAAGCCATGTGTGGCGTGGCGATCGAAGTAACGGAAGGCAAGATTGCCTCCGTAAAAGGCGACGCCGACGATCCATTCAGTCGCGGCCACATCTGCCCCAAGGCCGTGGCCCTGCAAGACCTCCATAACGATCCCGACCGTTTGACCCGCCCCCTGCTGCGAACCGGTAATGGCTGGGAAGAAACAGACTGGAACACCGCGCTGGATTTCGTCGCCGAACGGCTCCACCGCATCCGCTCGGAATACGGACTCAATGCTGTGGGTACTTACCAGGGCAATCCCAACGTCCATAACCACGGCGCGATGCTTGGCGGCCTGCCGCTACTAAGAGCGCTGGGCACCCAGAATCGCTTTTCCGCCACATCCAACGATCAGTTGCCCCACATGCTGGCCAATCTGGAAATGTTCGGCCATCAGGTTCTATTCCCCATTCCGGATATTGACCACACCGATCTGATGATCTGTATCGGCGCCAATCCCATGGCGTCCAACGGTAGCCTGATGTCCGTACCGGACTTCCGCGGCCGCCTGAAAGCGCTTCAGAGCCGCGGCGGAAAACTGGTCGTGATCGACCCGCGTCGCACCGAAACCGCTCAGCAGGCGGACGATTTTCACTTTATTCGCCCCGGTTCCGACGCTTTGCTATTGATGGGCATGGTCTACACCCTGTTCGAGGAGCATCTGGTGGATCTGGGGGCCGCCCAGCAATGGACCCGTGACCTGGACCTGGTGCGCCTGGCCTGCGCCGCCTATCCGCCGGATGCCGTCAGCAACCATACGGGCATAGAGGCCACGACCATCCGCGTGCTCGCCCGCCGACTAGCCACCACCCCCAGGGCCGTGCTCTACGGCCGTATGGGCACCAGTACGCAGTCGTTCGGCGGTCTATCCACCTGGCTCATATACCTGCTCAACATACTCACCGGCAAGCTCGACACGACCGGCGGCCTGATGTTTACCCAGCCCGCGATCGATCTGGTCGCGCTCGGGGCCTTATCCGGTCAGAAAGGCCATTTCGGAAAACGTCGCAGCCGCGTCAAGGGGCTTCCAGAATTCGCCGGCGAATACCCAGCCAACGCCATGGCGGACGAAATCCTCACCCCGGGCGACGGTCAGATTCGTGCGTTCGTCACGATTGCCGGCAACCCGGTGCTTTCCAGTCCCAACGGCACACGTTTGGAAAAAGCGCTCGAGCAACTCGATTTCATGGTATCGGTAGACTATTACCTGAACGAAACCACCCGGCATGCGGATGTCATCCTACCCCCCACTCACGCCCTGGAACGCAGCCATTACGACCTGATCTTCAACATGATGGCGGTGCGCAACGTCGCCAAATTCAGTGACGCGCTATTCCAGCCGGCGGCGGACGCCAAACACGATTGGCAGATCCTGCTCGAACTGGCCCACAGACTAGAGCGGCTCAACAAAGGCGGCCGCTTGGGGCTACGTCAGGAATGGGGCTGGCGCGCGTTCAAAAAGCTTGGACCGGACACACTTCTCGATCTTGCTTTGCGCACGGGCCCATACGGCCAACCGGTAGGCGCTGTACGCCCGGCGCTACAGCCTGCGGTGGATCTGTTCGAAGCGGTCTTGCCCGACCGTCATCCCCTGCGTCATCTAACCCGACTGAGCCCGCTCGATCGACGCTGGCGGGATCTGCCCAAAGGCCTCTCCCTTGCCAAGCTGCGGGAGAATCCTCATGGGATCGATCTAGGGGCTCTACGCCCGTCCCTACCGGACCGCCTCTACACCCGGGATGGCAAGATCAACCTGGCGCCGCGCCGATACCTGGATGACCTGACCCGTTTGCATGCATTCCTGCGGGGCAAGCCGCCGCAAGATTTGCTGCTCATTGGCCGTCGCCACGTGCGCAGCAATAACTCGTGGATGCACAACAGCCAGCGGCTGGTGAAGGGCAAAAGTCGCTGCACATTGATGATTCATCCGGATGATGCGCACCGGGCCGGCCTGACCGGCGGCGACGAGGCCCAGGTGACAACCGAGGCTGGCAAGATCGTCGTTCCGGTGGAGATCACCGCGGATATTATGCCCGGCGTCGTGTCGATTCCCCACGGCTGGGGTCACACCCGCGACGGCACTGTGCAAAAAGTGGCCGAGGCCCACGCCGGGGCCAGCATCAACGACGTGATCCGAGATGACCAAGTCGATCCGGTGAGCGGAACATCGGTGCTGAATGGGCAAACCGTGACCGTGAGTGTTTGGAAGAATCACGCCATGCGTCAGCAGGCGTAG
- a CDS encoding alkene reductase produces MSNDDVLLSSFQLGDLELPNRVLMAPLTRSRAQQPGDVPFEMNAEYYAQRASAGLIISEATQVSPQGKGYAFTPGIHSLDQIEGWKKVTDAVHKAGGRIHLQLWHVGRISRPELQPDGATPVAPSAIKPQGAKTYISAESGMVDVLEPRALGTDEIPGIVEQFRKGAENAKAAGFDGVEIHAANGYLLDQFIKSNSNQRTDNYGGSLANRLRLPLEIVDAVVDVWGKGRTGIRVSPTGSFNGMNEPDPAETYGELAKELDKRGIAYIEVVEDSFQGNLASGRPENVIRAIRDGFSGRYIANGNYNADEARQRISDGLCDLATFGRPFIANPDLPERFRTGAPLNEWDDSTFYGGSEAGYTDYPKLTKAEAAS; encoded by the coding sequence ATGAGCAACGACGACGTACTCTTGTCATCCTTCCAACTGGGCGATCTTGAACTGCCCAACCGCGTCCTCATGGCCCCGCTAACCCGCTCACGGGCGCAGCAGCCCGGGGATGTCCCCTTCGAAATGAATGCTGAGTACTACGCGCAACGCGCCTCAGCCGGCTTGATTATCAGTGAAGCAACCCAGGTCTCGCCGCAAGGCAAAGGCTACGCCTTCACCCCCGGCATCCATTCCCTGGACCAGATCGAAGGCTGGAAGAAAGTGACCGATGCGGTGCACAAGGCTGGTGGCCGCATCCACCTTCAACTTTGGCACGTTGGCCGGATTTCCCGTCCGGAACTACAACCCGACGGGGCCACGCCGGTCGCACCATCCGCCATCAAGCCCCAAGGCGCGAAGACGTATATCAGCGCCGAGTCGGGGATGGTCGATGTGCTTGAGCCCCGCGCCCTGGGCACGGATGAAATCCCGGGTATTGTCGAGCAATTCCGAAAGGGGGCCGAGAACGCTAAGGCTGCCGGCTTTGACGGTGTAGAAATCCATGCCGCCAATGGTTACCTCCTCGATCAGTTCATCAAAAGTAACAGCAACCAGCGTACCGATAACTACGGCGGCTCATTGGCTAACCGGCTGCGCCTGCCGCTGGAAATCGTCGATGCCGTTGTCGATGTCTGGGGTAAGGGTCGCACCGGCATACGCGTCAGCCCGACGGGCAGCTTCAATGGTATGAACGAACCCGATCCAGCCGAGACTTACGGCGAACTGGCCAAAGAACTCGATAAACGTGGTATCGCCTACATTGAAGTCGTTGAAGACTCATTCCAAGGCAATCTCGCCAGCGGTCGCCCGGAAAATGTCATCCGTGCCATTCGCGACGGCTTCAGCGGTCGCTATATCGCGAACGGCAATTACAACGCCGACGAGGCACGCCAGCGGATTAGCGACGGTTTGTGCGATCTGGCGACGTTCGGCCGTCCGTTCATCGCCAACCCGGATCTGCCAGAGCGTTTCCGCACCGGTGCACCGCTGAACGAATGGGATGACAGTACCTTCTACGGTGGAAGCGAAGCCGGGTATACCGACTATCCCAAATTGACGAAAGCGGAAGCGGCATCCTGA
- a CDS encoding glutathione S-transferase N-terminal domain-containing protein: protein MIDLYYWTTPNGHKITLFLEEAGLEYRIKPINISNGDQFAEDYLKISPNNKIPAMVDHDPEGGGEPLALFESGAMLEYLADKTGQFLSKDLRTRWDTLQWLYWQMGGFGPMLGQNHHFSQYAPEKIEYAINRYQKEAERLYGVLDDLLADREFMAGEYSIADMATYPWAKLWERQGQDIDALPNVKRWLEAIEARPAVQRAYAKADEINTNATVSEDSKAILFGQGRRKSG from the coding sequence ATGATCGATCTCTATTACTGGACCACACCGAATGGACACAAGATCACCCTTTTCCTGGAGGAAGCAGGGCTAGAGTATCGGATCAAGCCCATTAACATTAGCAATGGCGATCAGTTTGCCGAGGACTATCTGAAAATTTCGCCCAACAACAAGATTCCGGCCATGGTGGATCACGATCCTGAAGGCGGCGGGGAGCCGCTGGCTTTGTTCGAATCGGGCGCCATGCTGGAATACCTGGCGGACAAAACCGGCCAGTTCTTGTCGAAGGACCTGCGCACCCGCTGGGACACGCTGCAGTGGCTCTATTGGCAGATGGGCGGCTTTGGTCCGATGCTGGGCCAGAACCACCACTTCAGTCAGTACGCACCGGAGAAGATCGAATACGCCATCAATCGCTACCAGAAGGAAGCGGAGCGCCTGTACGGAGTGCTTGACGACCTGCTGGCGGACCGGGAATTCATGGCCGGCGAGTATTCCATTGCGGACATGGCGACGTACCCTTGGGCCAAGCTCTGGGAGCGCCAGGGCCAGGATATCGACGCGCTACCCAACGTTAAGCGTTGGCTTGAGGCCATCGAGGCGCGCCCTGCGGTGCAGAGAGCCTATGCGAAGGCGGATGAAATCAACACCAATGCCACGGTGAGCGAAGACAGCAAGGCAATCCTCTTTGGCCAGGGCCGTCGCAAGTCGGGCTGA
- a CDS encoding ornithine cyclodeaminase family protein, with protein sequence MQFLSAEAVADNLPWHPLIDRIGQAFRDGVEAPPRHHHAIHRPDGEATMLLMPAWEKDGYIGMKMVNVFPQNADKGLPAISGLYMLCDGSNGQPLACIDGSELTRRRTAAASALASQQLAREDAGRLLVIGTGRLAPMLIEAHAAVRPIRHLQVWGRNADKAHELAKQYEGYEGGLAAFESSTGVTDLAAGVPDADIISCATLSQEAIVLGHWLSEGAHLDLVGAFRRTMRETDATCIERGEIFVDTYAGAEGEAGDLHHAADEGTFSFDHIKADLAELLRGVKKGRSSNAAITVFKSVGASLEDLAAAIEVWERQ encoded by the coding sequence ATGCAATTCCTATCTGCCGAAGCCGTGGCCGACAACCTGCCCTGGCACCCCCTGATCGATCGAATCGGCCAGGCCTTCCGCGATGGTGTGGAGGCGCCGCCACGGCATCACCATGCGATCCACCGGCCCGATGGCGAAGCCACCATGTTGCTGATGCCGGCCTGGGAGAAAGACGGCTACATCGGCATGAAGATGGTCAACGTCTTTCCCCAGAATGCCGACAAAGGCCTGCCCGCCATTTCGGGGCTCTACATGCTGTGCGATGGAAGCAATGGCCAGCCCCTGGCCTGCATCGACGGCAGCGAACTGACCCGGCGACGCACGGCGGCGGCCTCGGCGCTGGCAAGCCAGCAGTTGGCCCGGGAAGACGCCGGCCGCCTGCTGGTCATTGGCACCGGCAGGCTGGCCCCCATGCTGATTGAGGCCCATGCCGCTGTAAGGCCTATACGGCACCTACAGGTCTGGGGACGCAATGCGGACAAGGCACACGAACTCGCGAAGCAGTACGAGGGCTATGAAGGCGGCCTGGCAGCTTTCGAATCGTCCACGGGCGTGACAGACCTGGCCGCCGGCGTTCCCGACGCGGATATCATTAGTTGTGCCACGCTCTCCCAGGAAGCCATCGTTCTGGGGCACTGGCTTTCCGAGGGCGCCCATCTCGATTTGGTCGGCGCTTTTCGCCGCACCATGCGTGAGACGGATGCGACGTGCATCGAGCGAGGCGAAATCTTTGTCGATACGTACGCCGGCGCTGAAGGTGAAGCCGGCGACCTACATCATGCAGCCGATGAAGGGACATTCTCGTTCGACCATATCAAGGCCGATCTGGCGGAACTGCTACGGGGCGTGAAGAAAGGCCGCTCCTCGAACGCCGCGATCACCGTATTCAAGTCGGTGGGCGCCTCATTGGAAGACTTGGCGGCAGCCATCGAAGTGTGGGAGCGGCAATAA
- a CDS encoding RidA family protein: MPIKYLVTGPRMSQVTIHGNTVYTAGQVATDASADASDQTRQILAGLDRLLADAGTDKGHLLSATIWVADMADFDAMNSAWDAWVVSGQTPARACIEAKLAKAEWKVEIMVTAALPE, encoded by the coding sequence ATGCCCATCAAGTACCTCGTCACTGGCCCCCGTATGAGCCAGGTCACCATTCACGGCAACACGGTATACACCGCCGGCCAAGTGGCCACGGACGCCAGCGCCGATGCCTCGGATCAGACCCGGCAGATTCTGGCCGGGCTGGACAGATTGCTGGCCGACGCCGGCACCGACAAAGGCCATCTGCTTTCGGCGACGATCTGGGTCGCGGACATGGCAGATTTCGACGCCATGAACTCTGCCTGGGATGCCTGGGTGGTCTCGGGTCAGACACCGGCGCGGGCCTGTATCGAGGCCAAACTGGCGAAAGCCGAATGGAAAGTGGAAATCATGGTCACCGCTGCGCTGCCGGAGTAA
- a CDS encoding helix-turn-helix transcriptional regulator yields the protein MSIVSLQARTLDTHWVSHAHDYHQLIFATSGQTELSIEGRGDRITQETGCLIPSGHHHDYLGDGNNRTLVIDVPTQCLPMLAHSDDVERLFEKPSFYTVPSPLRQLGTALASQAREQPGLHDEIALLIIRSIYLGRFDDAPSPTPHSAVRRRRFTEESLDRVEQYVDAHLDAEIHVNDLARLCFLSPGYFHQAFRDFTGMTPMAYVSQRRMARARALLESSALPVCLIASQVGFRDQGSFSRACRRHFGVAPSQLRA from the coding sequence ATGTCTATTGTCAGCCTGCAAGCCCGTACTCTGGATACACACTGGGTTTCCCACGCCCATGACTACCATCAGCTCATTTTTGCCACCTCCGGACAGACAGAGCTCAGTATCGAAGGGCGCGGCGACCGGATCACGCAGGAGACTGGCTGCCTGATTCCCAGCGGCCACCACCATGATTACCTGGGCGATGGCAATAACAGGACGCTGGTGATCGATGTGCCCACCCAATGCCTGCCCATGTTGGCGCATAGCGATGACGTGGAGCGGCTGTTCGAGAAGCCGTCGTTCTACACCGTACCTTCGCCTCTGCGCCAACTCGGCACCGCCTTGGCCAGCCAGGCCAGGGAACAGCCGGGCCTGCATGATGAAATCGCTCTGCTGATCATCCGTTCAATCTATCTGGGCCGGTTCGATGATGCACCCAGTCCGACGCCGCACAGCGCTGTTCGGCGCCGCCGGTTCACTGAAGAGAGCCTGGACCGGGTTGAACAGTACGTCGACGCGCACCTCGATGCCGAGATTCACGTCAATGATCTGGCTCGGCTCTGCTTCCTGAGTCCCGGCTACTTTCACCAGGCCTTCCGGGATTTCACCGGCATGACGCCGATGGCCTACGTCAGCCAGCGAAGGATGGCCAGAGCCCGGGCACTACTTGAATCCAGCGCCCTACCCGTGTGCCTGATCGCGAGCCAAGTGGGCTTTCGTGACCAGGGCAGCTTCTCGCGCGCCTGCCGCCGACACTTTGGCGTCGCCCCTTCGCAACTGCGGGCCTGA
- the rpoD gene encoding RNA polymerase sigma factor RpoD: MSGNSQKSRLKDLIARGKEQGYLTYAEVNDHLPEDIADPDQVEDIIRMINDMGIQVAEVAPDADTLLMTDGDATADEAAAAEAAAALAAVESDAGRTTDPVRMYMREMGTVELLTREGEIVIAKRIEEGIRDVMAAIAHFPGTAGTVIQAYDRIVENEGRLSDIVTGFLDPDDAEPFMPEDTSSNASSSDSNNDSDSDDDDDSDEETDNGPDPEETRLRFELLKEKLEVADKALQKHGRSDQRTQDALNELGQVFAPFKLANKAFDELVNVIRSTNEAVRENERAVMSICVRESGMPRKDFIKSFPGNETNLDWAPKLANNKKPYGERIGERLDEVLRMQKRIANIQNDVDLTVAEVKEINRRVSIGEAKARRAKKEMVEANLRLVISIAKKYTNRGLQFLDLIQEGNIGLMKAVDKFEYRRGYKFSTYATWWIRQAITRSIADQARTIRIPVHMIETINKLNRISRQMLQEMGREPTPEELGERMEMPEDKIRKVLKIAKEPISMETPIGDDEDSHLGDFIEDIQALSPVDSATAEGLREATRSVLAGLTARESKVLRMRFGIEMNTDHTLEEVGKQFDVTRERIRQIEAKALRKLRHPSRSDHLRGFIDDHNS, from the coding sequence ATGTCAGGCAATTCGCAGAAGTCACGTTTGAAAGACCTCATCGCCCGAGGCAAAGAACAAGGGTACCTGACTTACGCCGAAGTCAACGACCACTTGCCTGAGGATATAGCGGATCCGGATCAGGTGGAAGACATCATCCGGATGATTAACGACATGGGCATCCAGGTCGCCGAAGTAGCGCCCGATGCCGACACCTTGCTCATGACCGATGGCGACGCCACCGCCGACGAAGCGGCCGCCGCCGAAGCAGCCGCCGCGTTGGCTGCCGTGGAAAGCGACGCCGGTCGCACCACGGATCCGGTGCGCATGTACATGCGCGAGATGGGTACTGTCGAGCTCCTGACCCGCGAAGGTGAGATCGTCATCGCCAAGCGCATCGAGGAAGGCATTCGCGATGTGATGGCCGCGATCGCCCACTTCCCCGGGACAGCAGGCACCGTTATCCAGGCCTACGACCGCATCGTCGAAAACGAAGGTCGTTTGAGCGATATCGTGACCGGCTTTCTCGATCCGGACGACGCCGAACCCTTTATGCCCGAGGACACCTCGTCGAACGCCAGCAGCAGCGACTCCAATAACGACAGCGACTCGGATGACGACGATGACTCCGATGAAGAAACCGATAACGGTCCCGATCCGGAAGAGACCCGGCTGCGTTTCGAGCTGCTGAAGGAAAAGCTCGAGGTTGCTGACAAAGCCTTGCAGAAGCATGGCCGCAGCGATCAGCGCACTCAGGATGCGTTGAACGAACTTGGTCAGGTATTCGCTCCGTTCAAGCTGGCCAATAAGGCCTTCGACGAGCTGGTCAACGTTATTCGCTCTACCAATGAAGCGGTACGGGAGAACGAGCGCGCGGTCATGAGCATTTGCGTGCGCGAATCCGGCATGCCGCGCAAGGACTTCATCAAGTCCTTCCCCGGCAACGAGACTAACCTCGACTGGGCCCCCAAGCTGGCCAACAACAAGAAGCCCTACGGCGAAAGGATCGGCGAACGCCTGGACGAAGTTTTGCGGATGCAAAAGCGCATCGCCAACATCCAGAACGATGTCGACCTGACTGTTGCCGAGGTCAAGGAAATCAATCGTCGCGTCTCTATCGGCGAAGCCAAAGCCCGGCGCGCCAAGAAAGAGATGGTCGAAGCCAACCTGCGTCTGGTTATCTCTATCGCCAAGAAGTACACCAATCGTGGCCTGCAGTTCCTGGACTTGATTCAGGAAGGCAACATCGGCCTGATGAAGGCGGTGGACAAGTTCGAATACCGTCGCGGCTACAAGTTCTCGACCTACGCCACTTGGTGGATTCGTCAGGCAATTACCCGCTCCATTGCGGACCAGGCGCGGACGATCCGTATCCCAGTTCACATGATCGAGACGATCAACAAGCTCAACCGGATTTCCCGTCAGATGCTGCAGGAAATGGGCCGCGAGCCTACCCCGGAAGAACTTGGCGAGCGCATGGAAATGCCGGAAGATAAGATCCGCAAAGTGCTGAAGATCGCCAAGGAACCGATCTCCATGGAGACGCCCATTGGCGACGATGAAGATTCCCATCTGGGCGACTTCATCGAGGATATTCAGGCGCTGTCGCCGGTAGATTCCGCCACCGCCGAGGGTCTTCGCGAAGCCACGCGCTCCGTACTGGCTGGCCTGACTGCGCGGGAGTCCAAAGTACTGCGCATGCGGTTCGGCATCGAGATGAACACGGACCACACGTTGGAAGAAGTCGGCAAGCAGTTCGACGTCACCCGCGAGCGTATCCGTCAGATCGAAGCCAAGGCCCTGCGCAAGCTGCGTCATCCTTCTCGCTCCGACCATCTCCGTGGCTTTATCGACGACCATAACTCCTGA